One window from the genome of Camelus bactrianus isolate YW-2024 breed Bactrian camel chromosome 4, ASM4877302v1, whole genome shotgun sequence encodes:
- the ST6GALNAC4 gene encoding alpha-N-acetyl-neuraminyl-2,3-beta-galactosyl-1,3-N-acetyl-galactosaminide alpha-2,6-sialyltransferase, giving the protein MKARGRLLLIILCSLGFSAIYILLCCWACLPFCLASCLDPHFSVNFRPTVPGPLHFSGYSSVPDGKPLVRELCHSCAVVSSSGQMLGSGLGAKIDGAECVLRMNQAPTVGFEVDVGQRSTLRVISHTSVPLLLRNYSHYFKQARDTLYVVWGQGKHMDRALGGRTYRSLLQLTRMYPGLQVYTFTEHMMAYCDQVFQDETGKNRRQSGSFLSTGWFTMILALELCEEIVVYGMVSDSYCREESHPSVPYHYFEKGRLDECQMYLAHERAPRSAHRFITEKAVFSRWAKKRPIVFAHPSWRT; this is encoded by the exons ATGAAGGCTCGG GGTCGGCTCCTGCTCATCATCCTGTGTTCCTTGGGCTTCTCCGCCATCTACATCCTGCTGTGCTGCTGGGCCTGCCTGCCCTTCTGCCTGGCCTCCTGCCTGGACCCCCACTTCTCTGTCAACTTCCGGCCCACTGTGCCAGGGCCCCTGCACTTCAGTGGGTACAGCAGCGTGCCAGATGGGAAG CCGCTGGTCCGAGAGCTGTGCCACAGCTGTGCTGTGGTGTCCAGCTCCGGCCAGATGCTGGGCTCGGGCCTGGGCGCCAAGATCGATGGTGCCGAGTGCGTGCTGCGCATGAACCAGGCACCCACTGTGGGCTTCGAGGTGGACGTGGGCCAGCGCAGCACCCTGCGCGTCATCTCCCACACGAGCGTGCCGCTGCTGCTGCGGAACTACTCGCACTACTTCAAGCAGGCCCGAGACACGCTGTACGTGGTGTGGGGCCAGGGAAAGCACATGGACCGGGCGCTTGGCGGCCGCACTTACCGCTCGCTGCTGCAGCTCACAAGGATGTACCCGGGCCTGCAGGTGTATACCTTCACCGAGCACATGATGGCCTACTGCGACCAGGTCTTCCAGGACGAGACGGGCAAGAACCG GAGGCAGTCAGGCTCCTTTCTCAGCACCGGCTGGTTCACCATGATTCTCGCCCTGGAGCTGTGCGAGGAGATCGTGGTCTATGGAATGGTCAGCGACAGCTACTGCAG GGAAGAGAGCCACCCCTCGGTACCTTACCACTACTTTGAGAAGGGCCGGCTGGACGAATGTCAGATGTATCTGGCACATGAGCGGGCACCCCGCAGCGCCCACCGCTTTATCACTGAGAAGGCCGTGTTCTCCCGCTGGGCCAAGAAGAGGCCCATCGTGTTCGCCCATCCGTCCTGGAGAACCTAG